The Vigna unguiculata cultivar IT97K-499-35 chromosome 1, ASM411807v1, whole genome shotgun sequence nucleotide sequence TTCTTCTACACAACACATCACACCTATGCCAacttttatttctaataaacaAAGAATGagatcatttttttaaattgttttaaaaagttaaattagcTTATATCTCATCTCATCTGTGAATAAAAGcatactaattttttaaaattcttttaatttattcataaattagttttactttttgaaaaaacgcatttattttattttctgtttgtgAGTATTTATTAACAAGTTCATCCTATCATATCAACAGTTAATTAAGTTGGTAGAGAAAAGAAAGACTAATAATTTCCATCAACACTGACCTGTTAGGTGTACTTTGagtagttttttttcttttttacatttgtttagctttttttattgtatttatgtgattaaattattttatgtattatttatcTTGTGGTACATTATTGGAATTATTGGAGTTACGAGTTGATTTAGAGATAcaattaaaaaggaaaagttaAATTTCTTTCCTAATATTTAAGAGTTATGAAATTTGTTTGTAGGGTTTTGGAAGGGTTCATTTTcacattaacaaaatattaataactgaacatacattatttattttgagaaaatgtttatgttttttaattcaaaataattattaggcACAACTAGCGAATACACAGGCGTTGTCGTGCATGTGTattcgcattttttaattttcaaaaaatttaagatcaataataaatatataatttttaaaatagttgttaaatataaaattaaagaaaaataagatatgtaaaaagaaaatttaaataataatttaagacaaaagaaatttgtaaaaaatgattaaaagtaaattatttataaaataattaatttttaaaataactaaagataaaactGGTATTATGAAAcgtggaaaaaaaaagaaatcatctTTGTTGTTATAGATATAGATtaatacatgtaaaaaatatcTAGAATATTTATTAAACCTAATTACTCATTACTCTAAAAGAGGCAATGATTCATCGATATATACGTGGTTTGGGATGACAATCCATTGGTGGCCAAACATTAGCTTTATGATTACAATTTCAGCCACTAACTTCTTTAAAGTCAGAAGATAAAAGGCataatgatttaatttagtttatttttctcaatgctatgttaataatttattttctttttctaaagcACGAAATTTATAtcagtaattattttttagtacagagattttttttgtattccctctcaatttaattactttatgccaaaatttattttctctctcaaagTCAAGTcgtttatattttcaaatttattcattttaattttctttccctcttaaaaatccaaaaaatttgcTTCTAGAAGTGGAACCATAAGCTTATTGAATAAGCAATTTATGAGAATACTAATAAAGGTCCTTGTAGATTATGAATAGATAGCCATAACCAGAAAATTAAAGCATGAATGTCTTCTCCACTACTTCATTTGACCATCCAATTATAAGTGGTAAAGAACTTGCCTTTCCTCCACCACAATCTCTGGATCTTATGTTTCGGTGCCAAAATTCATCCACTCACAgacaaatttcataacaatttCTAGATCAACAAATTATAAAccttaaactttatttttttttttgtcgaaCAAACGTATCCTTGTTATGAAGGAAGCAGAAGAGTGAAGAGAAACAGAAGAAAGGTACAATCGGTGTTCTAATATTCATGTTCCATAAAACAGGGTTTACATCAGTAACAATATTGTTCTGAGGAAGAAGAATAACAAATTTGGATCTCTAAAAATGAGTTAGTTGAGGAGAAATCTGGGTAAAATTTTCAGAAATATCTGTGCAGAGTGTTGCCACGACGAAATGCTGATAAAAAATAGGGAAGGTTGTCTTCATGATTCCCGTCAAAACCTGCCTCTGTTTGATTCTGATGCTGACGGTGCTTGAACACAAGATCTTCCGGCACCACTTGTTTCCGACAAAGAGGACACGTGGCCCAATACTGTTGCAACCACTTGTCCAAACAATCCCTGTGAAACATGTGACGGCATTGCAGCTTTCTCACCTTCTCCCCTTCCTCCAATTCGCACAGGCATACCCTGCACTCTGCACCACCCTGTTCCGCCTTCAACAACCCTTTGGTGTAGCAGATCGTGGGGTTCTTCTTCTCGATCAATTTCAGGTACTGCTGGGTGCTGATTGCGCGTGACGATGATTTTACTTTCTGAATCAGAATGATGAGTTCTATTATGAGGGATGCTAATAGGATTATAATTTCGGCGCACAACTTGTGAAAGAGCTTTGAGAGAGGTGTCATGCTTCCTGCTAAATGCACTCAGCGATTCTTTAATGCACAAATCCTGttctttttttcccttttatatGTAACAGCAACTTCTTTTTGTCTTCACTGCAACCACAATGTTATTTCGTTGAGTTTAAGAAGTATTTACACAGATGTGTCTTTTTGTATTGCTGAAGAATATAACGTGatgaaatgtagaaaaatagtaatataaatttgatatcAGGATACCGTAAAACTAAAACATGGTAATTTGATTGTGAacgaggaaaaaaaaattataaaatgacgGAGGagaaaatgttattaaaatgcaaatatagaattataaaattattggaATGACTAGGAATAAAAACGGTACGCTGTTTGAGGAAAAcaagaattggaaattggaatGTGTAGGTGGTCAAATTAAGTGACAAAATTATATCAATATAGTAAGAACTACGACATTGTAATATAAATATTGGAAGAAAAAGACTTGTTGGGTGGCATTTTTGTCCAATAAAATATCTCAATTTTCTGAGTAGAAAACAAAATACGCAAAACACGTCTTCAGCAGCCAAAAAcgtcattaaaaaaaaattaaatatatttttttccctcaacttatataaaaaattaaaattagtctctttttaaaaaaaatttaaactaatttaatttttcaatcatgtaaatatatgaatttagttattttaattaaatttgattaagtgtatttgatgttttaaacatatttcattacagtagtttagtttgtttatactgtttgacacatttattttaatgttatctgaaaaatatgtttgaaatgtcaaataaatttaaaaaatataatttaaaaaacttaaaaataagaaattaatttaattcaaaatttttgaaaaaaaaaacttattttaaattttactaaaagttttgaaaaattaaaaatatatttaaaccttaaaaaaaaaaaaaaaaaaaaaaaaaccgaaaGGAGAAGAATGCTTACACGGAACATGTTGGGAGGATAAGATGCATCCATTCTTGATCCTTGCTTGGAGTCTTGGGGCTGccaaaaacaaataatcacATCAATCTATAATAAggctatttaattttatattttgtattttttagaaaattggaCTTAGTCAGAAGCACATGATACAATTGGTGGCAAGTGGCGCTAGTCAACAACTAATGTATAGAGAGTGAAAGAATGTTTTTTCTACATACTTtcaatatttgtaattaatttaaatatgtttcatatttttttcgtGTTGTTTGACGTTTAATTTCTATAAGAAGTGTAGATACGTACGTCTccataacataaaataattgcTCAACTGTTAAATTTTTACGCATTTTTAATGTAAACCACACCACATGTTGACtttttctactaatttaatttattcgtAAATTAACAAGAACCGTTAATTTGctgcaagaaaagaaaaaaatacagttACCAAACATAAGTGATATTATTACAGGCTAGACATTGTCGAAATTGAAAGCCTTCACACacgtgtaaaaatattttgtgataattaaattatcatttttttatgtagTTCATGTTTACATTTTAAAGTAAGTATAAGAaaactatatattaatttgatatttgtaaGCATATATAGATTTTGCACCTTTTGTTTAAAGGTTAGAACATccctaaaattaattatttttattttttattgataaaaaaaaaaacacgccTCATCTATCCAAAATGAGTGGACGTTATTCTTATTTATACatgttatagttttttattatatcgCCTTTATCGTATTTGTTTACCTTTCACATTCCTTTTATTTCAAAGTTGAAGAGTATACACATGATAtttgtaaaacattttttttaaaataatttttttattattgattaaaatttattaatgagattaattaaataatgaatagGATACATATATCTCAtttttttcagtaaatttttaattaataatacaaaatacattaaaaagagtgaattttttttatatatgttactAATATTtcgataaaataaattattttaacttatgaaTTGATCTAAAGTTGCTAGAGAAACTTATTTAAACATCCCTTTAATATCAATAGGAatgaaaaatgtattaaaataaaaaatttaataacaaataatataaaattccTCTCTACTTACAAGAATTCACGTGGAaatcaaaagtaaaatataacatgataaaacattttaatatattcaatCCAAGAATAAAAACTACGAGTTATACCAAAGAATTAGAAATacgataaaataaattgtacaaGAAATCTTCAACAAATTCACCGTGCAAAATTAGTTAAAACAAACCAATTAACAATCCTTATTAATAAAaccatttttctttgaaaagttaatattactaataacaTTTATCTCTTTACATGTAAAGCTGTCAAAATGGTTGGAACCCGCGGATCAACCTGACACACCACAGGTTTTGGTCGGGTTaggttaaaatttttttacaaatttcaatacgggttgatttttgacccggctcatttAGAATCCGGTTCATCTGGGTTGAGCCTgtagtgagtcgggttggctcatAAACCCGCAGATAAAacggtcacacaagtgttttttattttttatttattaagttggactttaCATTTAGGTcatgttagatttttttttatccaacacataaataatttgtatttttttattttggtttgtattttgattgtattaaagttaattaagattttaattagaattacaatttagttttgactggaaacaaaaataaaaaaattatatttttttaattaagtgaacccgtgagccaacccgtggtgggccagACTGGGTTTGAATTTgtttggctcgctaaaaagtgagccggATTGGGTTGATTCACTAAATTATCAACCCGTGGTAGATCGAACCAGATCGGACGAGATtatccgttttgacagctctaatacATACTTTCACTCGACAATTCAATTGTTATAAATACTTAGTCTAATATACCGGTGAATTAATTTTTAGAtgaaattttaaagttaatacTTTGGTGTGGACATGCcgaatttttgttttcttctctcttatatctctctttgtttttatacttttagtAACAAGTCTCTCTCACATAATCCTAACTTAACTCCATTCCACTTTGAGTATATTCTACACacaagaaaataatacaaatatctaACATATCCTCTCTTCACAGCTATGTGGTGATGCCAGCTAAATCGGTGATCAAATAAcgaactttaatttttttctttagataATACATTAGTTATCATATCATCTTTATTATGATTAACAtgaatattttctaatttaaaccATTTTATATACAATGATATTTCTCACATTAATAAGCTTgtattttaaaggaaaaattaaattcttattaaaataaacaatatattgACTATTTACataatacatatttttcttGAGAGTAAAATTAAGCTCATATAAGAATTTGTAAACTCCTTCCACGCTTAAGTAATGTCAATTCCTATTATTATTAAAGACCtctatcttttaaaattaatcaaatactTGAATTGAACTTATTGGAATCAATATCTCTAGCTATATAGCTAAAGCAAAGTTTCATACTAGTAGTATCATGAAAATacttcaaaatcattttcacaATATTCAAAAGCTATAGTTTTAATAGAAATCTACCACTTCCAACAATGTTTGGTATATTTGGTCTTATGCACATGATTGCATGCATAAGAATATCAACTATAAAGACGTGCAAGAAATTATCTGtacatataatttttcaattttattttgtaaaccctatttataagtaaatttaaaatgaatagcAAACAAGTGTGCATCACCTTAGTctctttcatttaaaatttcttcAACACTCTTCTAATATAATTCTTACGAcaatcaaaacttttttttatcaacaaagaaatatattgattgTAGAGCACTTGTGGTACTCTAACTCTTTTACAAagaatatatttagtttttcactacATATCCAAATACAATCAAACAATATTACCTACCAAAACCATGTTAATCtccttataaattttatcaaaaaactCTACTTAGTGTTTTATGACTAGAGTGAATTCACGAGGTTATTGTTTCACACTTTGCTTTTGTATTATGTTTCCAGCACAATGTAGGGACCTATAGTACCTTTGTGCATTACTCTTGTAAATTTGTAGGGATAAATATTCTCATGAATCCCTTGACAACAAGTCAACAACATGAACTCCACTCTAGAATGTGTTTGTTAAGATTGCACCTGCAAGCAAAAAACTCAGTTACTCTAGATACCAAAGTCTAGGTTATAGATTCAAGAGTTGTTTCTCATATCTTCATATATATTACTCCTATCATAGAGATTTTGTGTATGTTCATGGATCTTAATGTGGGAGAGATACcaatcaaaaaaagaaaaattgatatttatacttttatatttcaaCTATGCCAAAACTTTCACTTGGGTCACACTAAATATCTCTTTAGAGTTAAATACAACATTCCTAAAACCAATATACATGTTCCTAAACAACAAAACTTGTTATCCTTTGTGTGATATACATGATTCTTCCTAGCCATTGCtgtaaaaatgtgaaaaataaaatggttttttttctctttatttattgaCATTTTAAGTAATGAGTCTCTTTcacataaattcatttttatttctttacacTTAAATAAGTGAGACAAATAAACTTTATAGTTTTAGGATTAATCCCTCCATATAAAGAAAGCCTGAAAATCTCACAATAAGTATTACGTTAAGTGATATTGACTCTAGTTTTCTTATACAGTACCCCTATGGGTAGAAAAGgacattatttttagttttaagtaAACTCCaccaatatataaaaatatacacattAATTATAATGTCCAATCTTATAGACGATGAGTTGATCTAATAATGGAGAGCatgaattatattatatgatagaatttatttaatagtcgcagaagaaaaagaagaacttAAATTAAAACAAGCAGGAATTCCATGAATATTCAAAGTGTTCGTGGATTGAAAGATAAACTAATTACTTATTCCGATACATGGTTTCGCAATTCCAAGGATTGGCGAAAGCAGAAGTTTCGGCTTATTTCCATAATGCAGCTTCTGGTCTCACGATAACCTCGCTGTCAGTTAATGGCTTATGCTTTTAAGATATACGTTTAATAATGTTCATCTAAAAGCTTAGTTGGTGCACTGCATAATATTAAAATCCTATATGAAAATGCTATACAAA carries:
- the LOC114180432 gene encoding probable E3 ubiquitin-protein ligase XERICO, producing the protein MTPLSKLFHKLCAEIIILLASLIIELIILIQKVKSSSRAISTQQYLKLIEKKNPTICYTKGLLKAEQGGAECRVCLCELEEGEKVRKLQCRHMFHRDCLDKWLQQYWATCPLCRKQVVPEDLVFKHRQHQNQTEAGFDGNHEDNLPYFLSAFRRGNTLHRYF